In one window of Brevinematales bacterium DNA:
- the lpxA gene encoding acyl-ACP--UDP-N-acetylglucosamine O-acyltransferase — protein MPRVHHTAIIEGEVEIGSEVEIGPNVVIKGNVKIGDGTTIDAGSCIYGNVLIGIGNRIGPYTIIGTSPQDLKYGGEEVGPIEIGNHNTIREFVTIHKPTSKDSRTKVGDKCLIMVGSHIAHDVIVGNEVVLVNNCQLAGFSVVEDGAFISALIGLHQHTRIGKYVMVGALTKVTQDIPPFTMAVGIPAEVVGINSVGLRRRSFSPEERNRIKEAYRIIYKSEYTIREASQKILELFPNDANIEYISKFIQSSKRGIVKGFRREEGIIE, from the coding sequence ATACAGCAATAATTGAAGGTGAAGTAGAGATCGGGTCTGAGGTGGAAATTGGACCTAATGTTGTTATAAAAGGTAATGTTAAAATAGGGGATGGTACTACTATAGATGCTGGTAGCTGTATATATGGGAATGTTTTGATAGGTATTGGAAACAGAATAGGACCTTATACAATAATAGGTACTTCTCCTCAAGATCTTAAGTATGGTGGTGAGGAAGTTGGACCTATAGAAATAGGTAATCACAATACAATAAGAGAATTTGTTACTATACATAAACCTACTTCAAAGGATAGCAGGACTAAAGTTGGTGATAAATGCTTGATCATGGTTGGTTCACATATAGCTCATGATGTAATTGTTGGGAATGAGGTTGTTTTGGTGAATAATTGTCAGCTTGCGGGTTTTTCTGTAGTAGAAGATGGGGCATTTATTTCAGCTCTTATAGGATTACATCAGCACACTAGGATTGGTAAATACGTTATGGTAGGTGCTTTAACAAAGGTTACTCAAGATATACCTCCTTTTACTATGGCTGTTGGAATACCAGCAGAAGTAGTTGGTATAAATTCTGTGGGACTTAGAAGAAGAAGTTTTAGCCCAGAAGAAAGAAACAGAATAAAAGAAGCATATAGGATAATATACAAATCGGAATACACAATAAGAGAAGCTAGTCAGAAAATACTCGAATTATTTCCAAACGATGCAAATATAGAGTATATATCCAAATTCATACAGTCTTCTAAAAGAGGTATAGTCAAAGGATTTAGAAGAGAAGAAGGAATTATTGAATAG